TTGGACCATGATAATGAATACCATTACTTTTACCGTCTAGTCCCGAttttaatatttggtttttgtttccTAATTCTGTTGAACTCAACAATCTTTACATCCTAGATCTATTAAAATTGCAGTTCTGGCTTAGTAGTACTTCTTTAGTTTCCAGTGCCCCTACACTAGTATTGTTACTTCAAAATGTGCAATCAGCAGATAACATCTATTATTAGACCAATTTTCTGCATATTTCTAGCCATTTGGTTAAGAGTATGTGAAACATCAATTTTCATAACATGACCAATTTAACAATTTATATTGTACAGGAAGTGAATGTAAGCACTGTAAATCTTGTAAGCAtcttatatgatatatattacAACTTGGAACCATTTCTAACCATCAATATCTCACAATAATGAGCTTTTGTCTTCTTGCAAAATTTCAGTATTTGGCCTGTTATTAAAACTGATTCAAAAGTGTCAAATCCTTACAAGAGTCCAATGAAGCAGTGGaagtgattaaaaaaatatcaatttttaagtAATACAGTTTGCATGAACAAGTAAAGCCCCATAGTTGTGATCTTGATGCTTGAGTGACCAGTGTTAATCCACCACCAACAACTTGTAATGCTCCTGGAAATTTTCATTTGTGACTGAGACACTAAATTGAAGGTGATGTGATGAAAGGGTAGAACACATTAAATAGTAAATTAGTGATTAACAATTATCACAAACTAGAGAATGGATGACCATGTGGAGGAAGGAGTCCTTACCAAATCCCAGAGACATGGCATTTGATCCCTACAAAGTAAGAGGTGCTCATATTTTAATGTCTTTAAACTTTTCCGGTTGCACCCTTCCAAAAAAAAGTACTAATTCTTTTGTATCTGAACTTCATAATTAGTCAGACCATGATTCCTACTTCGTGTTGTTAACCAATATAGATGAAGGTGCATATACTTTGTGGTAATGCATACAGCATATGAATTGGGAGGAGAAGATCGTGCAGTGACAATTGTTTcctttgttgttgttgctgtTCTTGTtgtgttattattgttatactTACTAGTATACCATAGAAATATTGTTTACTAGTATActatagaaataaataaaaaaagagttatTCCTGCCTCTTTCCCCCAAAATATGTTGAtctttctcatcattttttatgaaaacaGTGATGAACTGCCATCCACCTCAACAAGATGCATGGGTTCTCCACTGCTGATGGCTTTGTGGAGATAACTGAAGGCTTGGCAGAGATGATAAAGTATTTGGCAAACGAACCCTCAGTAGGACTTTTCTATGTTCAGCAGCACACACAGAATGCAGTGCCCAACCTCATCAATCTCAAGAACAATGTTGTGGAAAAGTCTCATGAAACAGCTTTGCACACTGAAGATTTGGAGGATTCTATTATCATGGTGAATTCAATGAAAGAGTGTGGCTTACCAATTGCAGATGAGATGATAAGAGACATCAAGAAATCTCTAGCTATCATGTCAACGAAACAACCAAGAAGAGGGCTAATCCGAAGCCCTTATTCAAATTTTCAGGCGGGAAGGACTAGTTCTTGGGGTCCAGCCACATGGGGCCGTAGTTCAGTTTTTGCCCAGCAGGAGGGTGAAAGGAGCGATGGTTATTTTTCAACTGTTATAAAATCAGCCAAACAGAAGGCCAGCAATTTTAAATGGCCACAACTTGATCCAAAAGAATTGGGGCAAACCAGGGGTAAGGAACAAGATTCCTTTCCCAGTGTTCCCCTATTAGTTGTGGCTGCCAGCACTGGCTCAACTATACCAGATACTGAAGTTGATGAATTGCCTGTCTCAAGTCACACAGCAGATGACCTACCAGGAGAACCAGCACCTCTTGATGGGAACTTGCCAAGTCATAATTTATTATCAGCTTCCGAAAACTATGATGTTTTCAGGGCTGACAGGGCAGCAAAACTAGAAGAATGGTTGGAAGGAGTTGACAATCCAGATAATTTCGGGGAAGCAAATGGCAAATAACTGCAGTCGAGAAATGATACAAATGAGCTTTAGCTTGAGTGGACTTGGATATTGAAGAAGTCTTAGCTTGTAAATCATGTTGTTTATTATATAACTGTCTGCAGATGATGATTTGTGGTGCTAACGGCTAAGGAAAATTgattgttcttgaaaaaaataaaaataaaaatgttttcacttGGATGCTAGCCTGCAGTTTAAAGCAATATCTCTCAACCATGCTCAAGAATTGTGTTTTTGGGTTGGGATTATATTAACGGATAATGGGAATGCCAATACCATTCATCTCAAAGAAGCAAAACCAGATAATGTGATGTGGTTTGTGGTGTATTGatgcttcttttcctttttcctcaaCAATCTCCCAATGCATTCTTTTGGTGATGAGAATTGAGGAGCTATTTACCAAATGCATTCTGCACTTGAAGGTTTTCCAAAGAGGCTTTTGGTAAAGTACGCTAATAGCGAGAGTAGAGATAACATACTGGAGAGTGGAGACGGGCACCCTGCCATTCATGTTTAGCTGTAAAAAGCAGCATTCTGCATGCATAGCTGAGTTCTTTCTGCTCACTGTCTTAAGCTACAACCTGAAATCCATTCTCCTCCTTTTGTTTCCAActttttacttgtttattttctcATGCAGAGCCTGATCTAGGAGGCAGACACATAAAGTATGTCCTTCaataagatttaaaatcaaatcattgTTGAGCTACTTTTAGCCTTTCAAACCAAATCATAAAGTTgcagaaactaaactaagcgaTTTTGCCACTTGGTGAAAAGGAGAATGTGTACCACCCCCCTCCCCAACCAATTCATTGTCACCATGAATTATATGACCTACATCTCAACAACTTTAGATCTTGGCAGAGGCAAATGAATATGCTTACAAATCAAATAAAGGAATAacaattttcttctttgaagggtgaaaaacttttattaatagaaaatatacaTATAGTACAATTACCAtccaaaagtaaataaatactAGGCATAACTGAAGAGAAATATCATTAAACATTAGCCCCTCTTCAATTATTTGCCATATGCTTCCAATCATCCATCTAATCTTCAGACAGGAGATGCAAGTTGTGTCATACTCAAAGGACTGAACACTCTTCAAAGTGAAGCACAGATCCTAATAGCGAAATAAAGATGTCCATAAGCAGCAATGCTCCACAATTGATGCAGCAGCTTTGCTGGATTGAGATGTCTTCTCATTAATGTTCTGTGATGAACTAACAGTTCAATCATACAGTTTAATAAATCCAAGGAAATTTGTCAATTCTCTGTATTGGTTGAGACAAATATAACAGTTCAATCCTGCATGCTTACAAATCCATTGAAATTTGTCGGTTCTCCATATTGGCTGAGATGAGGGGTGGACCTAGGAAAGATCAGGCCACACACTCTCATTCTAATAATTGAGAGTAACTTGGATCCAGATAATCAGGCCTCAGATTCCTCCGTGCTCAGCTTGGTGGCTTGTAGGTGGCTCAGGCATTGCTCAGAGTCTTCAACTGAGGTATGATACAGAATGTGGCCTTGAGAAGCTCTGATTTATTTGAACATCTTATAGGTGGCTGTGGGAATCCTAAGACATGTTGGCCCCTCACACAAGTAGGATCATCACTTCAAACTGTCAGACCGACCATCAGCTAACATAAATTTTTGCTTCTGCAAGTGTCACAAACAAACTTATCATAAATTTGAGTGATCTCCCAAAAACCATGAATGCCATGTATGGGTCCCACAATGTTGACATCGGCACTTTCTCACAGAATTTGAAGGTTAATCCTTCGAAGTTGAAAAGGAAGACTTAGTTTTCCTTTTaggaatacaaaaaatatagaaataatgTTTAGAGcatgtttggatatatttttttgtttttgtttttaaaacaaaaaggtcTTATATAGAATATAGAAATTCTACATCTTTCGTgtacttgaaaatatttttaatttttttaaaaatttaaataaaaaaatttcacttccacaagtttttgaaattttgaagagtttttaaaaacagaaggCAAATTTATGGTTTTTGTATAAATGAGAAATACATCCAAAGGCCACCttgataacttattttttaatgtcaATGAATTACAATGTTATCATATTTGATGTAttgatatttttagttaaatgaTTTTCGTTCTTTGGTTCCGTCTTTAAAAGCTACTACAAAATTgctttttcctatatatatagaATCTATATTGAATAACCAATTAGTGAGACAATGAGATCAAGAAATGAATGAAGTCCCAAAATATGGATAACTTGGTAAATAATGCCTTAAAATTATGGCAATACCTTATggttatgtgtgtgtgtgtgtgtgtgtgtacatatatataaatggttaaaatttacatattttcatCATATTCTTTTGTTGGGATGAAACAAAAAAGCCAATTTGGTTAATCAACTAATACAAAATTGGATCATCTAAACATTAATTGGAAAACCTAGGAATACATCAATCCCAATCATGTTTCCCCTTATTTTCTCATTTCCTCCTTTTTCCCTCCCCTAGCAGCTGCCTTGCACCACCTTCAGCtcccttcctcaactctccccttGTGCTATCTTCATTCATTGTCATTCTTTGATCTTGGCCACTTTTTCTTCAATCTAATCTGGTTTTCTTTTCCCCATCACatttcatataaatttctttgtaAGGTCTACATAAAAAATCCATTGTGAgattgtttttattctttttatatttgattagttTGTTTCTGACATTGGGTTGATTGGAATATCATGaagatttgagttttttttccatcttttccaaataaaaagataatgtttatcaaaagaacaaaagagaatACACAAGCCTACACCCCCTAACTCCTAACCAATCCCTTCAACGAAACTCAAAAGCAAGATATCTGTACTTCCAAAAAACAGCCTaaatcattcaaataaaaaattgagaaaaaccACTTTTAAGCAACTGGTTAGAGCACTCTTTTTTCAACTATCTTCCATTACGCTCCCTTTGGATAGACCGAACAAGCAAAGAGACGTTAATTTCCAAACCGTCCTAAGCTGCTTGCCGATACCACTACCATACTGCCCTAATAATATCTCTTTAGCTAACCACTAGAACACCCAGTTAAACCCAAACAAGAAAAGCAAGAGATGCAGACGAAGACAAGCCTGTCTAAACAGGAAAACACACCTTAAAGGGAACCCCTGAGCTCCACACCTCTCTAACAGGAAACGCATGGATCTTGCAGAAAGACAAGGAGTAATACAGATTTAACAGCAAAAATACCATTCTTCAAACTCCATACAATTATCCTCTACATCCACCTCAATGATCATTCACTTGAATGAGTGCCAAAAGTCAACCCAATATATCCATCTCCAATCAATGAAGGATCTCTCAAAAAGGACTTCAATAACTTTGCCCTGTCttactgatcaaaaaaaaaaaaaaaaaaaactttgccCTGTCTCCTCAATCCAAAGATCCTTGACTGTTGCATTCTTGTTAGAGGCAATTCTAAATAGAGAAGGAAAACAATCTTTTAAAGCCACTCCACACAATGTACGAACCATAAATTTTAAACTGAAACCATTTCAGATGAAGATACTTGTCCTAGGCCATAAATCCTCCTAGCCATTTCTAATAGCCTTCCACACCCCTTACTGACTTCCTCAGCACCCTGACTTCCTTCACACCCCCCAAACTTTTCCTTGATAAGCAATCCCTCTCATTCACCACTCCTACCTACCTTTACCCTCGCTCttattttcctatcaaaaatTTACATAGTTGTGTTGTGTTTGAATTCTATCAAGTATGTTCATAGCTTCATATGCTTTGCAACTTATTTCTAGTATAAAAAGGGCATTCTTCTGCATTTACATAGCAGAACCttggttttggtttttaaaattgtgatcTTCTAATTTTCTTATAACATTTTCTCTTATATCACATATGGATAGATAGATGTCTGCACATTTCTAAATTTTCAGAAACTGTTAAATTTTCTACCATGATTTCACATTTGCACTTCTATAGTttatttgataggcaaataatgtatatatataatggcGCCTAAGCAATACCACAGCAAAGCACACATTTGTACTTCTATAGTATAATCTATATTATGGTTTCAACTCTGAAATGTTTcttcatatgatttttttttttttatcagaaataaagatgaattcattataaataaaaagtacaCGAGAAGGATGAGGTGTTCTCCTCAGAACTACaaaaaacttatcaaaataTAACTAGACTCCTACACTATACAAAGAGATCTACACAAAATGGTTTAGACCACACAAATACATAGTTTCTTCACACAATTTATTCATGACAAAATTCCCAGGCACCATCATCATTTGTAATCAAAATTAACTCATCCAAGCAATGGACTGTGTCTTGATATAGAAACATGATAGAACCAAGCCCCTAAGATATTAAATCAAGGTTCAAAGAAAGCATCAAAGCAGGACCTGGTAGCAAGATGAGCATCAACTGTGTTACCTGGACCTCAGAACAAGTTTCGTTCTTCTTTAAGGCAATCATCTCCTTGTGCATTGTGGCCTTCCACTTAGCCTCCAACATGGCTTTTTTATGTCCGGAGGAATAGACAAAAGACACAACTCAACCAGGATGCAAAAGCAAAAGAAGTAGAGAGAGACAAGTGAAATACCAAATTAGAAGTGGCATTTAagtagaaacaaaaaaatatagcaATGGCAAAGTTAGAATTATCAATGACAAGAATAAGAGATGAGTTAAGAATAGAATTACCTAGTTCCAAAGCAGTCTCTTGGTGAGGATAATGTGAAGGGATGATATTAGGATTCCTTCATGCACACCGGCAATTCGCTTTTCCCCCCTACCTCCCCTTTTAGCAAGCTCACATCCCTGACTTTCCAGAGCTTCTTGTGCTTCATGTGAATAAAGAATTATGCCCATTAATGACAAGCACCGAAAAGTTAAGGAAGTGTAcctgtcaaatttattttctttctgtgACAGGTACACTTCCCTGACTTTCCTGTGTTTATTGTACTTCAGGTGAATAAAGAAACATGCCCATTAATGGTGAGCAGAGGCATAGAAGGGAACCAGTCACTTCCTCACTTCCCTTGAAATGTAGAAaggaaacaaattaattttcttttggttgTGGGATGATAATATTTGTCAATTTTCTAGGTAAAGATAATAAATATCTCATATATATCTTAATGACAAGGATCAGAATATTGATATCAATAGATGGATCAACCCTGTGAAAATGAGGAAATATCAATTGTCAACAGGATAGCAATGTCACACATTTTGTGAAAGAAACAACAGAAATCATTATCAAagtttggaaattttaaatgataCTTTAGGAAATGTTGGTTCATGCAATAATGCATCATTTGGagtcaaaatattaataaaaaattaggattatttgattaaaagggataaaacaATCATATATTCAGAAGAACctgttgaaaacatgaaatgtaacttttttggacaaaaataacCTCAATTTTTCCCCAGCTAggcaatttttttgaaaagtttgaggGGCAAAAAGGTCAAATAGAGGTTATATTTACAACTTTCAATAAATGGATGTCATTTTTCCAAATGTCGGGACTATCTTGTCACTTTGGCACaaatatttcataatatatCCACAACAAGTGTGTAATATATAGCATCAAAATACATGCACCAACTTGTATGCTAGTTTACAAATCTTAATCT
This DNA window, taken from Vitis riparia cultivar Riparia Gloire de Montpellier isolate 1030 chromosome 13, EGFV_Vit.rip_1.0, whole genome shotgun sequence, encodes the following:
- the LOC117928066 gene encoding uncharacterized protein LOC117928066, with the translated sequence MHGFSTADGFVEITEGLAEMIKYLANEPSVGLFYVQQHTQNAVPNLINLKNNVVEKSHETALHTEDLEDSIIMVNSMKECGLPIADEMIRDIKKSLAIMSTKQPRRGLIRSPYSNFQAGRTSSWGPATWGRSSVFAQQEGERSDGYFSTVIKSAKQKASNFKWPQLDPKELGQTRGKEQDSFPSVPLLVVAASTGSTIPDTEVDELPVSSHTADDLPGEPAPLDGNLPSHNLLSASENYDVFRADRAAKLEEWLEGVDNPDNFGEANGK